The genomic region TTTCATTGGTTGTTGCATAaagtagtatttccttttgtccatcctgaatctattgctcatcaacttcactgggtacTTGTGAGTTCTGATATTATGAGAGGGGCTATGAGAATGAATGAGATAAAGTGCGTAACAGTAAAAGGTGAGGACACATGAATGTATGTACTGAAAGGAGGACTTCAAAACTTCCTTTCCCTAGGAAGCAGTATGAAATAATTGCTTCATGCAGCCAATTCTGGGGCGACTTCCACTTTCCTGCTTCCAATCaccatctcattaaaaaaaaaaatcaagtctcAGCACACAGCAAGGAGTCATGCAGTGGCATGATTACAAAATGCTTCTATCCCTTGTTGGGTATGCactgcctttggctgagtgccagcgggtgtcctccttcttccatctaagaccaccacttcttctggggctgcccttggccatctgctatgcccgtatacggactcccaatatttgtttaaatagcctgctcctggactattttaatgactttttaaaaattattattgattttatgtttttgtgattttaatgtattttttgaatgtcgttagctgccctgagcccatctgtggggagggcggggtataaatcaaatcaaataaataaataataaataaatatccatatCAATGGATACAGGCCCTGTTCTTGTTCCTTATCCCCTTACCACTGGAAATATTACTTTGAGTTTATATCCCTTTGGACAAAAGGGGACAAATACGGCTGGGCAACTTACAGATGGTACTGGTTACCTCTGGGTTAAAAATCAAACTGGGATCTGGTGTTGGATATGTGATGGAACTGGTCCAGGGGTAGGATATACTGCATGTCAGCAGGGAATTGGAAAGGAGAAAACTTGGGGGATTGTGAATGGCTCTTTTGTTGAATGGGTAGATTCAGGGGGTTATGCCTATTTGTTTTACAGTCTTACAGATGAGACCCAGGAGCGTGAGACACATTTAATCCAAGGCTTCACACTTTTGCTCTGTTGGTCTCCTCAGGAATGTAATTTTTGGTCTCCCCCGTTATTTTCTGGTTGGTACAGGCATGACACTACCTTTAACTCTATATAGGCTTCTCAGCCATGCTCTATTCCCATGATAGCCCTATGGGGCCATTATTGGGTCACTATTGGGATAAAATCttggaaaccccccccccttaatggAAAGGTTCATGTTACTTGGTTATATCCACCCAGTAGAGTGTTAACACAGTTGCCAGAAGGTATTAGAAATCAGAGATGtttttttcaagtgtgaaagtaTTCCAAACCAGCGCTCCGCCCTCAATTTGACCAGAACATCCTATATTGCCCAATAAGGTGCTCCCCAAACTCTGGAAGCAGCTGCTAATAAAACACAAGAACATTATTTCAGAAAGTGACCTGGAAGAAGCCTTACTGAACATATGGAAGCATTTGCATTCATCACTGGGATGTTTTAGTTGCAGAACATACTCTAGTACGTAAACGGTTAAATAATCACATCAATTTACCGGTAGGCATTGAAGAGATTTCTTCTCTCATTGATTCCTTCGCACTTCCCGTGCACGGCACATTTGAGAGAAAAGTTTTTTGTGGGGAATTCTAACACGCAGTCCTTATCTGTCTGGCACGACAATTCTTCAGTGCTTATGTCATCCAGGTCGGTCACTTTCAGGACGCCATCCACCATCACAAACTGCCTGGGCTGGAAATCCAGGAGGGCAATGGAACCCAGAGGAGAATTTGCCAGATATTGGAGCAATTCGACAAGATCCAGACAAATCTGAAAAGCAGATGAATACCACTTGCTTGGGAGCTCATGAATGATGGGGAAGGGGTGACGTTAAACAATATAAGGACATAAGCTGAATATTTTTACTTCTCCTTCCCTCataagccccgtggcgcagagtggtaagcagcagtactgcagcccaagctctgctcgcgacctgagttcaatcccggcggaagccaggttcaggtagccagctcaaggttcactcagccttccatctttctgaggtcagtaaaatgagtacccagtttcctgggggtaaagtgtagatgactggggaaggcaatggcaaaccactcagtaaaaagtctgccaagaaaacgctgtgatgtgacgtcccccccattggtcagtaatgattcggtgcttgcacaggggactacctttactttccCTCATTTAATGCCCCTATTTCTTGATTCCCAATTGAGGGCAGCTCCCCGTTTAAGAGTGGCCAGATAGATGACCCTCAAGAAGGCTTATGAGCAAGGAATGGAGGCCAAAGCGTCCCCCTGCAACAGCTAATTAAGACATATGCTGCCTCTGGACACAgaagttccatttagtcatcatggctaatagctatTGATGGAATTCTCCTCTTTCCATGCATCTAATCCCTTTTCAAAGCCCCCTATGTGAGTGGCCATCCCTATGTCCCAAAGCAGAGATTTCTATAAAAGGCAGTCATTCGTAGCATGAACAATTACCCTTTTTGACTATTCTGAATCTTCTACCCATCAATTTCCTTGTTGTCCCCAAGTTTTAGTATTTAGGAAAAGGGAGAAAACGTTTTCAAAACATTCCCCAATAGGGACTCATTTGTTTAACAAAGTACCAACTGCTTTCTCCTAAACCTGTTTAGATACACCCTGGTATATTTGTCAGCATTTACTAATTCGTTACATATGCCGAAGAAATGCAAGAAGCACACAGGCCATTGATTTTGTCCTCAAAACAATCCTGTAAGTCTAAATAAGGGATAGTAGATGGGATCCAACTAGTTTTGTTAAAAAGGGGGAAGAGAGTCCCTCCCTTCGGACCACCAAGAAAGCTATGATAGTGATCATACTGACAAAAGCCACGTGGAATGGGGGCTGTAGGAAACGAAGAAATTGGGTGAGACTGAGGTAAAAAGCTTGGTGATTGGCCCAAGGACACCAGcaaagcttcatggctgaactgATTTTCTTCATTGCCATGTAGTTGTCCTCTCTCTATCACAGCTATCttcagaacttttttttaaaaagccttatcTAGCGGTTAAGTTCTTTAAGTTCTGGATTGCTGAGGGACAGAAAAAGCAAACATGCCTAGTAagtagagaaaatggctgaaggTTCTTCCCCACATAGAAGAAAGAGCAGTTCCTTCCTGCTTTCGTTTTATAAACCATTTTGTGACTAATCTGTGGTGgagagtctttttttttaaaaaaaagaaccaatTTCAAAAGAATGAAAATGAGATTATTCCGAAGGCTTCCCACAGAAGATAGCAACAGAGAAATCCCATTTGCCCATCCTGGGATTTCTGTGCTCGGTCTGAGGTCGAAAGACGACTGATAACACATGTCCTAGTGTTGTTTGCTTACTTTAAATCTCTTTTCCCAGGGGGTCTGCAAAAGATGAATCATCTCCAAGGGGGTTCCCAGTTCCATTATAGTGGTGATCTTCATTTCAGGATTGACACTAGTATCATAGCATTGACCCCGCAActgggaaaaggaaaaagaatgcACAAACTGTCATAATAATACAGATGCAAAACAGGAATCTCTATTTTAGAAGGTAAACATAAGTATATGTAGGTGTGGTGAGGGGAGAATGGTATACAAGGACTGGCTAATTGCTCAGCTAGGCCTTTGAAATTGCACCATAGTTAAGAATTCTTCTTACAGGTTTGCTTCCAAGCATGCTGACGCTGGATAAATCACGAATTTAATTAGCTGGCATTCTGAAGTGCTTACATCGCTCTGAGAACACAGCATTTCCCTTGATGTGTGTTTACCATTAACCCAGCCAAGGGCAATTTTCTTGCTAAGAGGCACTGCAATCTGCTTTCTCCCACTGCCTTATGAGTTCTATCGGGCCATTAACAATAATTAACCCGAGAGACTTCAGATGCAGTTTACTGGATGCAGATAGAAAGGCTTTCTTATCTATTTTGATACTCCTGATTAAACATTCTcctgctgatttgggccccactTCTCTCACAAGAACAGACTTGAGTTTTTagaacttaaaaaacaacaacaacactgcacAGTTGCCCACAATACACACCCTAATAAGCGCAATGCATGGTACAATGGAGGAAAgggaggatttatttattttacttcattcatagcctgcctttctccccaataggtacccaaagtggctttcttctctcctctattttatcctcacatcaccTCGataagtaggttaggctgagagtatatgactggcccaagggcacccagtgcAATTCCATAGCGGAGTGGGGAATTCGAACCTGATTCTCCAAGATCCTAagctgaaactctaaccactataccacactggctctctctcGAGACAGGCCCAAAATAGCTGAAGAAATTGGAAAGCAATACATTACAAATCGACTCCTGGATGTGACTGCACAAACTTTgcattaaatgtgtgtgtgtgtatgggggggggggttggaataaAAAGGAAGAGCGGTGGACCAGTGGCCAGGAAGGAAAATAATGCAACAATCATCACTCTGGAAAGGTACCCAATTTGTAAATGTTTGCTCCTGTTTAATAAggaagaagcttttgctgaggtGGAGGAAAATCCCGCAGGAAGTGTAATGAGAAAGTATAAATGTCATGCCAGGAAATGGAGTCTGATCTTCATGACATTCATGTGCAATAGGACACACACCAGACCTGAATACAATCTGATGAAGAAGAGTGGTGGAGAACTCACAAGCTGTCATTTTTGGCTCTCCCGGCTTTTGCTTTGGACTAACAGTGCTACCTACAACCTCTTTCAACAGCAACAGAAACCAGAGATAAGCACACTTTTGCCTGGCTCGGTGCCCATGGCAAATTCAATCCACAGCCCAGCAAAACAGGTTTGATACCGATTTAGGGCCAGCATGGAGGATCTAGAGGAAAGCTCCTTATGTGACTACTTACTTTTTctgaaagaaggaagctctgagtCTCGGAAGGGCATGCCCTAAAATCTtatgggtctctaaggtgccaccgtcTCAAATCCTGTTATTTTCCTTTcagtgagatcctaagcagagttactccagtctaagcccattgatttcagagcagagtaactctgcttaggatttcactgtaagcatACTTGGGACTGAGTTGCTTGCAACATAAAGTTCGACGGCGCGGTGAAAGCCCCCCGGCGCATTTCCCTTCCCAGCGGACAGCACAGGAGCGCGAACTGGAAGCAGATCCGCCAGGCGCCACAACCGCCCTGCAGAGTCGGCGTCCTCCTagccctccccgcccccaggTGCGTCCTACGTGCCTTGACGACGCCGGGATGGTCCAGGCACCGGAGGAGGCTCATCTCCTTGAGCAGCTTGTAAGCGGCGAGGCGGCGGCAGCCCGCCGGGTGCCCGTAGCGCTGCACGCAGCGGCTCACGTCGAGACCGGCGCCGTGGACGGCTTTCAGGGCCACCTCCTCGCCGGCGGGCGGCAACAGGGCCCGGGAGACCCGTTTGGTGATGCCGGAGGCCAGCGGGCGCACGCCCGTCGCGCCCTCCAGGTCCGCGCAGCCCAAGGCGCGTCCCGGAGGAGCGGCGCACGCCTGAGCCTGGACCGCGGCGGCCAAGCGGCTCAGGTCCCGCCGCCGCCGGCCCAGCTCGCCCAGCAAGCCCGGCGGCGTCTCGGAGCCCGGCGGCCGCCAAGGCCCCCAGCTGACCAAGGCCAGCGCCAGCAGGGCGGGCAGCGCCACCAGCAGCCCCGCCGGCCGCGCCCCCGGCATGGCGAGGCTGGCAGCGAAGCGCACAACGCCGACTCCCGCCTGGCGCCTCGACAGCGCgggtgaagggaagggaagggcggGCGGGTTACGCCCCGCGGGCGGGGACGCAGCCGGGCCCCGCCCAGGTCTTGGGCTCGGTTCTCCGCTGTTCCCCACGAAAGACACCCCAGAGCCTTGGGAACAGAAGCCGGCCACCCCGTCCAATAGTGGCGATTTAGCCAAAGGTGAGCCGTGGAATGGGAAAGACGGGACGCAAGGCAATACCGGCCCAAAGCCAACTCGGCTACGACCGACGCCCACACCGCTTGGCGATGACTCGGGTGCGTTAGTGGCGCCATGCACACGAGCAGTATTACAGTACCAAGTCCTATCTAGCtagcggtatctgaagaagtgagctgtggctcacgaaagctcataccctaccgcaaattttgttagtcttattggtgctactggactcttgctctcttctgctGCCGcagacccatcttgatctaagccCCATCGCGCAGAGACATACGATTTCCTACAGGCAGCGCTTCTCAAtgaattgagtccagtggcaccttggagaccaacaagatcttcagtgAATGAGctctcgagagtcagagctcccttcatcggatacctttgtcagatacagctgactctcgaaagctcattcgAGATTCtaccccccccctcgccccccaAAAACCTTTTCAATGATGTCCGTGTTCAACTGCCagtctgggttgggaaagaaATAGGAAGTTGCAGCAGTCCAGTGCCCACTCCAGAAACGACTGGTGCCCTCATTTGGTCCTTTCTGCTGTTGTTAAAGGGGCACTGCTAGGGAAAAGggaggattgccaactctggcataGGAAATTCATGGAGAGCTGGGGCCAGTGCctggagaagggaagggaggaacctGAGAGTGTCTCTAGGCAAGATGCCTCAGTGGgtgttggtcaagtgtagggagacgaaatgttagccaggaagcatagtttaaaaggacagcagGCGGAgatcagagagtttgttaatttcatcttcgcctcccagaaggctttgtcaatttcacctctccagtctaaaactgcgtGGGATGCAACCAGAGAGGGCAGCTAGGAATGGAAATggggtggagctgccttccagagccgggcttggacctggagaggttataatgagtGAAAGTTTccattctggcatttcatagcctcttcacagctccagtgtatagcaaagcctttgcctgtcacctgctctgtctttttgaactagccttcccagctaccattgcatctacCTACAAATATTCTTCAGGTGTCAGATGTCGCGTGTAAAGAGATTCTCAGCAGGGGCGCTATCCCATGGAATCAGCCCCTTAATGTTGTCATTCCCCCTATAGCAACTGCTCTCTTTAAACTGGAGATCACTCGTAATACCAGAACTCTagccccacctgcaggttggccacCTTAGAAAAGGGGTGCATGAACCAGCCCTGGTGCCACTGTTTACTCATTCCCAAGATCACCCGGTGAGCTTTCACTGCagattggggattcaaacctccTTCTCCAGAACGATACTTCACCACCAGTCTTTACAAGGGCATTATGACACTGCctatttttattttcaatccctttcctaaccATCTCAAGTACCTAAGTTGCATCTCACTGCTGCCAGACACATCCAGTATGTCCCTAAGATTGCTTCCTTGATCATTGCCAGCTTAAACTTCCGTTGGTGTATATGTAAAGTaagcattcccccaccccataagTGCATTGCTTTATGTTTACTTACACTGAAGCATATTTGCCATGTTGCGTCCTCTTACCCAGTTTGGAGAGACCCTCACGGGGCTCTCCATGATCTGCTTTGGTTTTCAGCATCCTGCATAATTTGGCATCAACTGCAAACTCAGCCACTTGACTGCTCAGCCCAATTCCAGACCACTTAGGAAGAAATTGTATATCATTGGTCCCAATGCTGGAGGACCAGTCTGAATGTTCCACCCCTGGCAGCTAAAGGGTCCAGATGGTTTCCTGGTGGCCTTTGGGGAAGTTTCCTTGTTGGCATGGCTGTTAATCTTTACAAAATCTTGGTCACTCTTTGGTAAAAGGAGTTCTCAGGCAGTGGACGTAATTGCTTCCAAGTGCCATCTCCTGCCGACTAAAACCTTCTTGACTGCAAAATACTGTGGGGGTAATGAAGCAGCAGAGGTGAGGTGCTAGAATGCAGAAGAAGAAAAGCCAAGCTGGGTGTGATTAAAGACAGTCTGGGGCTCAACGTAGcacttattttatatttatttagagcaaaattcgggtccagtagcatcttaaagaccgactaaatttccaggggatgagcttttgagaatcagaactCCCTTCATCTGACTCTTGACAGCTCATCCTCTGGAAATCTTGTCTTCAAGGCATGGCTGAGGTCAGAGTGGCGGAGGGCTCCCTTGCTGGTCTGCTCATGTGGAACTGAAAACCCCCACCCCGGTTTTCCACTGATAATGTTTAGTGCCGTCTACCAATTTCCAGATCAGGTTAATGCAATATGAGCTGCCACCTAGAGTCtatttttactgaattttataCTTCCATTTAATGTGATTCTATTGTGATTCCCCGAGATATGTTACCCACTCTGAGTTGGCCTGCGggaagagtggactataaatttaagaataaaattaataaaagtgGGCCACTTTACACAGGGGACAATGAGATAGTGGCAGCCTGAAGATCGTAGTTGGTGCACAGGGAGATGTGGAGAGAACTGGTCCTTCAAACACGTAGGTAGGTCCTCGGCTGTGAAGGACTTCAAAAATTATAACCAGTGCCTCAATttgaactttgaaaaaaaaaaccctggcagcCAGTATGTCCCCATAGGCTATCTCCTGATAAGAGTTTGCCACATTTGGAACTAGTTGTAGTTTCCAGgttgttttcaaaggcagtctaACGTAGAGCATGCTACATTAGTCCACCGGAGAGGTTATGGATTAGTATGGCCAGTTCAGCTGAGCCTAAGAAGGGAGAAAGTTGGTGAACTAAATGTAGCAGACAGAAGCCACTCACGGTTGTTAAGAGTTCAAGAGGTTAAAAGGGCCCAGCAATCCAGGGAGTCTGCAAAACTAGGAGATAAAACCCAATGCTGAGTGAATGCCTAAATACAATAGTGCTAGTTAGGCTGCCACCATTCCCCCCAACTAAGTCCTAGCGCAGTGGCTGGGGAAAACAAGCCTTAGGCTTTGCCTAAGAGTCAGCTATGCTTTGTCTCCATGAAAAGTTACTATGGTACCTAGACCAAACTGGGACTGGGCACTGGGTTACGTTGAAGCCAGGAACCAGGGAACTCCACACAGTTAGGaagaatattttattaaaattgtGCATTAAAGGTTATATTTGGGAAGTGCGCAAAAAGAGGTAAAACAATAAAGCCAGCTAAGGCCTACACTATACACACCAGCAGAGACTTGGCCAATCTAATCCATGCTGGTAACTTCCAGGTATCACACAGCATCCTTAGTCAGCATTCAATTTCAAAGTCCAAGGCATCAGATTAAGCTGTAATCCCAGAGTGCAAAGACACCCCATCACCAAAGGAGGGTCAGAAGGAACAAAAGGCCGACAGCAAGAGGCCAAAGCCAAATGCCAAGAGCAACAGAAGCAAACTTCTTTACTCCATTTTTATGCCCACAGGCCTCAGGGAGATTTGATTGACCAATCTGTGCCTTACAGTGTCATGTGATGATgactagggctgtgcacgggtggggAGATTCAGtattcccgctttgggtaaacccaaacgattcggaatacccccaaatctgaagtggcaagccgctttggattcgggaatcgctttggtatgctccgt from Eublepharis macularius isolate TG4126 chromosome 2, MPM_Emac_v1.0, whole genome shotgun sequence harbors:
- the LOC129324404 gene encoding extracellular tyrosine-protein kinase PKDCC-like — its product is MPGARPAGLLVALPALLALALVSWGPWRPPGSETPPGLLGELGRRRRDLSRLAAAVQAQACAAPPGRALGCADLEGATGVRPLASGITKRVSRALLPPAGEEVALKAVHGAGLDVSRCVQRYGHPAGCRRLAAYKLLKEMSLLRCLDHPGVVKLRGQCYDTSVNPEMKITTIMELGTPLEMIHLLQTPWEKRFKICLDLVELLQYLANSPLGSIALLDFQPRQFVMVDGVLKVTDLDDISTEELSCQTDKDCVLEFPTKNFSLKCAVHGKCEGINERRNLFNAYRYFFMYLLPHAAPLVLQPILKDILNATGDLRFGANETLRAFQKVLHLYKSGLYLQKKPSHLKEYIALKGFRSGTVEDYRCWPSYSHLGCMLSVHNAEEAADICCSHSQCQHFIITPQKTWTGRSLALFQSSSADLIPGNNTVVYVKRSTVSRVKPLTSSQKGYRDVREEIPTGTNFTPSKETTHFVSA